The genome window ACGACTACTGGTCGACGGTCAAGACGCTGGAAGCCGTGGGTCACCGTGAGGCGTTCGGCTTGAACTGGGATCCGAGCCACATGATGTGGCAGGGGATCGATCCGGTGGCGTTCATCTCCGACTTCGCCGACCGGATCTACCACGTGGACTGCAAGGACACGCGGATGCGGATGGGTGGAGGACGCAATGGCGTGCTCGGCTCACATCTGCCGTGGGGTGACCCGCGGCGCGGCTGGGACTTCGTCTCGGTGGGACGAGGTGATGTGCCGTGGGAGGATGCGTTCCGCGCGCTGGCATCGATCGGCTACGACGGCCCCATCTCGATCGAATGGGAGGACGCCGGGATGGACCGGCTGCACGGAGCACCGGAGGCCCTCGCAGTGCTGAGGAAGCTGGACTTCCCGGCACCGTCCGCGTCCTTCGACGCGGCGTTCGAGCAACGCCGACCGTCCGGCTCCTGACCCGGATCCCCCAGATCACGACCGCGCTACCCGTCGAGACACGCCGAAAGAATCGACAGGTGGCGCGGCCGTGATCCCTGGTTGGGAGTCAGCCGATCCGCAGTACCGGTTTGATGGTCTCGCCGGACTTGGAGTCGGCGAAGGCCTGGTCCACCTGGTCGAAGTCGTAGTACCGGACCAGCTCGTCGAACGGGAACCGGCCCTGCTGGTACAGCGCGATCAGGGCGGGGATCAGGTCCTGCGAGGTCCCGGAGCCGCCCAGGGTGCCGACCACGTGCTTGCCCCACAGGGTCCGCTGGTGATCCAGGCTGAACCGGGCCTCGGCCGGCGCCCCGCCGATCAGGATCAGCGTGCCGAGCATCCCGACCGCCTCGGCGGCCTCCTCGATCACCGCCACCACCCCGGTGCAGTCCACGGCATAGTCCGCGGGACCGCCGCAGATTTCCAGAATCCGCTCCAGTGCATTCTCCCGCCCCGAGTTGATGATGTGGGTGGCGCCGTACCGGGTGGCCAAGTCCAGGCGGGACTCGTGCAGGTCGATGGCGATGATCGTGGTGGCCGGGGTGTTGCGGGCCGCCATGATCGCCGCGAGTCCCACCGCCCCCGCGCCGTAGATGACCACGGACTCCCCGGCGGCGGGACGGGCGGTGTTCAGGATGGCACCCGCACCGGTGGTGATGCCGCAGGCGAGCACGCCCACCAACTCCAGTGGGACCTCCGGATCCACGGTCACGAGGGCATTCGCGTTGGCCAGTGCATAGGTCGCGAAGGAGGACTGGCCGAAGAAGTGCCCGGACAGCGTGGATCCATCCACACGGGAATACGCGGAGGTTCCGGCTTGCGGCCCGATGAACCGCTGTCCGCTGGCCACCGCCGGACCGAGCAGGTCGCAGTAGCGGTGTTCGCCACGGCGGCAGTTCCGGCACTGGCCGCAGTAGGGCCAGCCCATGATGACGTGGTCCCCCACCGCCACCGAGTCCACGCCTTCGCCGACGGCCTCCACCACCCCCGAGCCCTCATGGCCGAGCACGCCGGGCAACGGCAGGGGCATGTCCCCTGCCTGGGTGATGGCGTCCGTGTGGCACACCCCGGAGGCCACCACCCGCACCAGGACCTCACCGGGGCCCGGCTGCTCGAGTTCGAGCTCCTCCCGGACGAAGGGGGCGTTCTTCTCTTCGACAACCAGTGCTTCGATCTTCACGGCGGAGTCTCCTGATCAACCTGTTTTGGCGGCCGTCTTCTCCGCAGCTACGCGGAACCGTGTGGCACCCCGGAAAGACCGCCCTGGGTTCATTTGTCAGGGTATCGAGGGGGCTGGTGCCGGACCAGTCGCTCTCGCCACGTGGAACGACCGTACTGTTCGGGCAACGTCACTCCTTCAGGCAGCAGGGCACCCCTGTGCGGCTGAGGCCCCTCAGAGGACAGCCAGCCCCTGCTCGACGAGGATGCTGGCCCCGATCAGGGTCATCAGGATCCCGGCGACCTTGACCACGGCGGCGCTGATGCGGGGCCGCGAGCGGAGGATCCGCTTCGCCAGCAGGGCCACCACGAGGTAGATGACCGCGCAGTTGGCCACGTGCAGGCTGCCCAGGGTGAACATCTGGGCTGTCGAGGACCAGGCACCGCCCCCTGACGTGAACTGGGGCAGGAGCGCGAGCAGCAACAGCAGCCCCTTCGGGTTGATCCCGCTGGTCCCGGCGCCCCGGAGGAACTGGGATAGCGGGCCGGTCCCCAGTGGCTCGGCGCTGGCGGAGGGCGGCTCGGTCCGTGCGGCCAGAGTGGTGATCCCGAGGTGGAGCAGGTACACCGATCCGGCCAGGGTCAGCACGGTCAGGGCCGCGGGGTACTGAGTCACGAGGGCACCGGCACCCACGGCCACCAGGGTCACCACGAGGGCGTAACCGGTGACCATGCCGGCCACGGCGGGCACCACGGACCGAGCGCGCAGGCCGGCGGAGATCGCATACGCCCAGTCGGCCCCCGGCGTCAGCGCGAGCAGCACCGCCACGAGCCAGAACTGTGCCATCAATGCCGCATCCATACTGCCCTCCCCTTCTCCTGGCTGTAGATCGTACGGAGAATCGGGCGAGATGTGCTTCGAATTCCCTCGCGAAATCACCTCTAGGGTGGAATACTTTCCGGCATGGACGCGATCAACCGGGAGATCCTCTCCCTCCTGCAGGAGGACGGGCGCATGAGCGCCACCGTGCTGGCCCAGAAAGTCGGCCTCAGCCTCTCCGCCTGCCACCGCCGGCTCAAGGACCTCGAGCAGTCACGGGCGATCGAGCGCTACCGAGCCGTGGTCTCCCCGGAGGCCATCGGGCTGCACTTCGAGGCCATCGTCTTCGTCACCATGGGGCGTACCGACGTCGAGACCGTCGGCGCGTTCGAGGCCGCCGCGCGGGAGATCCCGGAGATCGTCGAGGCACAGCGGCTTTTCGGCGAGCCGGACTACCTCCTGCGCATCCTTACCCCAGACCTGGCCGCCTACCAGCAGCTCTACGACACCGCCCTCGGCAGCCTGCCCGGCGTCCAGCGCCTGGGCTCCACCATGGTCATGAAGAGAATCCGCAGCGGGGAGACACTCCCGATCCCGTAGCACTAGGCCATGATCAGGACGGGCTGATACCCGTCCGGGCGTTTCCGGTAGATCCGGGCCGGACGGCCCAGTCCGTTGCCACCCGGCGGCACGGCCCGCTCCTCGAGTGCCTCGAGGAGCGGCTCCATGGTCCGCCGGAAGGTGTCCTTCTGATGGACGGTTCCCGCCACGGCATCATGGGCCTGACGAAGCTGGGTCATGGTGAATTGGGAGTCCAGGAGGTTCCACGGGTCCGGGGCCTGGCCGTACTCCCAGCGCACCATCTTCACGGCCCACGCGATGATCTCGTCATGACTGAAGGGCAGGCCGTGGACCTCGGAGACCGGCCGCAGCTGGCCATGGCCGTGCTCCAGCCCCAGTGTCAGCTCGGACAACGGCAGCACGTCCAGGTGGGTGACGGTGAGGACCCAGCCGCGTTCGTCCCGCCCGGGATCGTCGAAGACATGGAGCTGTCTCGGGGAGCGGCCCTGGATGTGCATCCGCGTGTCCAGGCACCGCAGCACCGCGTCACCCAGCCGCTCGCGTTCGCGCAGCATGGTGCCCGGCAGCATCCACTCCCCCGCATGGCTTCCCTGGTCCCGCTTCCGCAGGATCACGTTCAGTTCACCGTCGGCCACGGTCAGGAGCACGACGTCGGCCGCCACGGACGGGCGGGGATAGGCCAGCAGGTCATCGCGTTCCGGGGACATGCCTCCCAATCTATCCAGCCCGCGGGCGGGGCCCACGTCAGGCGAAGAGGGCGGCAGCGTCACGGACGAACTCCTCGCCCGTGCGGAAGGTGGTGTCCCAGATCTTCAGCGCATCGGCCACCGATTCCTGCATGACGGCACGGCTGAACCCCTCCACGCCGAACCTCCCCGCATAGCCCAGGGCCTGGACCTCCTTCAGGATCCGGGACAGGTCCAGGGAACCCGTGGAAAGCAGTCCGCGGGAGGACTGCCCGAACTCCAGGTACCCGAGGTGCGGCAGGGCGTGGGCCACCGACCCGAGCAGGTCCTTCTCCTCGATGGCCATATGGAAGGTGTCCAGGTGGATCTTCAGGTTCCTCGAACCGGAGAGCTCCACGAACCGCACGGCCTGGGCCGCCGTGTTCAGCACGGAGGTCTCGTACCGGTTGACCACCTCGAAGGTCATCAGGATCCCGGCGGCGGCGGCCTCATCAGCCACGTCACCCACCAGTTGCGCCGTGTGGGCGAGCGCTCCCTCCGCCGGCCGGGCGGTGGTGTCACCGTGGACGCCGTAGGGCACCCCGTTGAGCTGGTCCCCGCCCATCCGCATCGTCATGTTCACGAACCGGCGAAGCTGGTCGAAACCACGCCGGCGCACGGTCGGCTCGTCGGACATGACGTTCGCCTCCGGGGACTGGACGGCCATCGTGATGGGGACCAGGCCGGCGTCGTGAATCCGCTGTCCGAGCGCCTCGATGCCCCGGCTGGACGGGTCCAGCGGGCCGAGCACCACGCGCCGGTATCCAGCGTCCTGCAGGACCGGAAGGGAGCGAGTGAACTCTTCGCTGAAGGGGTCCGTGGTGAAGGCCGCACTCTGGCAGGCCAGGTCCACCCGCAGCCGGGTGGCCTGGCGGGCCTCCGCGGCTACCGAGGTGTCCGCGGCCGGATTCGTCAGCGGCATAGCCATCTCAGAACTCCGGGAGCTCGAAGCGGTGCTTGAACACCGAGTAGCCGTCATCCACGTTCACCACGGTGCCGTTCATGGCGTTGGACTCCTCGGAGAACAGGAAGGCCACCACGTTCGCGATCTCCTCCGGCTCGGTCATGACGTTGCGCAGCTGCTCGGAGGCGAAGAGGTCCCGCAGGTGCTGGGGGAACTGCTGGATGATCGCGGTGTTCGCGCGCCCCGGGGTGATCGCCAGCACGCGCGTTCCGTGTTCGGCCAGTTCGTAGGCGGCCGAGCGGGTGAAGGAGATGACGGCGGCCTTGGCGGCACTGTAGGTGAAGGACAATTCAGCAGCCTGCTCGCCGTAGATGGAGGACGTGTTGACGATGACCCCGCCGCCGCCCTGCTTCACGAACTGCCGGGCCGCGGCCAGGATGCCGTAGTACACGCCGTCCTGGTCGATCCGGATCATCGGGTGGTAGTCCCGCTCGGGGTCATGGTCCAGCAGCGGCTTGCCGCCGGCGATCCCCGCGTTGTTGAAGATGCCGTCCAGGCGTCCGAAGGCGTCCACGGCGGACTGCACGGCCTGCTCGACGGCGGCGAAGTCCGAGACGTCGACGGCCACGGCGTGCGCTGTGCCTCCGGCCGCCGCCACCTCGTCGGCCACCGCCTTGGCGCCATCGAGGTTCAGGTCTGCCACGACCACCTTGGCGCCCTTCTCGGCGCAGCGGCGCACGGTGGCGCGGCCGATGCCGCTCGCTCCGCCGGTGATGAGCAGGACTTTGTCCGTCAGGGTGGTCATGGATACTCCTTGGGTCGAAGGGGAAATCGGTCAGAACATGCCGTGGGAGAGGGCCAGCGCCCCACCGTCCACGGCCAGGACAGCGCCGGTGACGAACGAGTTGCCCGGTGCCACGAGGAAGAGCATCGGGGCCTGGATCTCCGCCATGGTTCCCATCCGGGCCAGCGGGATGGTCTCCTCCCACATCCGTTCACCGGCCTCGTCCAGCACGGCGTCCCCGCCGATCCGGGTGCCCTTGAAGGGGCCGGGGGCGATGACGTTGACGCGGATCCCGCGGGGTGCGAGTTCCAGGGCGGCCTGCCGGGCAAGGTTGATGATCCCGGCCTTGGTGGCGCCGTAGGCGTAGGAGACCATCGGGTCGGTGCGCAGCCCGGCGGTGGAGGAGGTCACCAGGATCCGGCCGTGGTCCGGCAGGACGCGGGCGGCGGCGCGGACCGTCTCGAAGGTGCCGTTGAGGTTGGTGGCCACCACGTCCCGCCACTCCTCGTCCGTGTACCGGCCGATGGCCCCGCCCTCCGTGCGGTAGCTGCCGCCACCAGCGATACCGGCATTGGCCACCACCACCGTCGGGCGGCCCACCTCCGCCACGATCCGCTCCAGCACCTCGTCGACGGCGCCCGGCGCGGCCAGGTCGGCAGCGTAGGCGTGGGTCGTGCCCCCGGTGGCGGCGATCGCGTCCCTGACCTCGTCCAGCCGGCGCTGGTCCCGGCCGAGGACAACGACGGTCGCGCCGGCGTCGGCGTAGATCTCGGCCGCGGCGCGGCCGATGCCGCTCGAGGCCCCGGTGACCACGACGATGTCGTCGCGCATCGAGAACAGATCGAGGAGCCGGTCGGTTCCGTGGGCGGGTCGGGCATGTTCAGTGGTGGACGTCATGGATACGGGCCTCTCTCATCGTTCTCCGGGGGTGGGGGCGTGGCCGGCCGGCGGCGGTGTAACTGCCGCCGGGTCAGACACGCCCCCGGGGTCACATGGACGGGGTGAAGTCGGCCGCATTGTTGCGGTCGATCAGCTCGCCCTCGACCTCGACGAAGTTCTCCTCGGGCAGGGTGCCATCAGCCCGGTAGGCCTCGATGTCCTCGACCACGACGTCGACGACGGAGAACCAGTCCTGGTGGACGGAGGCGTAGAACGGACCGTCCTTCTTGATCTCCTCGACGGCCACGCCGAGCGCGTCCACGCCGGTGACGTAGATGTCATCCCGGCCGGCTTCGTTGATGGCCTGGGCGGCGCCCAGTGCGGCGTGGTCCCAGCCGACCCAGACCCCGTCCAAGCCTTCCGGGTTGGCCTGCAGGAAGTCGGTGACGAACTTCAGTGCCTCCTCCTGGGAGGTGCCCGGGTTCAACGCCTGCTTCATCTCACCGCCGGCGATGTTGGCCCCTGCCTCCTCGAGCATGTCGTAGGCCAGGTTGCTGCGCGTCATGATGCCGATGTGGGGATCATGGCCGATCACCATGACGTCCTTGCCCTCGAGGCCGCCCATGGCTTCCTCGAGCGCGCCCACGGTGAGTGAAGCGAGCTGGTCCTGGTCGAAGGTGACGTCCTCCACGAAGTCCTCGTTGGGTTCCACCCCGCCATCGATGGAGAAGATGGGGATATCCGCGGACTCGGCGGCGTTGACGAGCGGGGCGATCTGGCGTGGATCGGGGAAGCCCGCCAGGATGACGTCTGCCCCCTGGGTGATGGCGGACTGCATGTCCGAGTTGATCTTGTCGTAGTCAAAGTCGGAGGTGTAGAGGGTGACGTCCCAGCCCTTGGCCTTGCCCTCCTCCACGAACTTGTCCAGGGTCAGTTTGCCGCCAGGCGTCGCGTAGCCGGCGGTGAAGGCGGCGACCTTGAAGGTGCCGTCATCGCCGGAGCCTCCGGAGGTTCCACCTGCTTCGGCGCCGGTGCCAGGGCCGGAGCAGCCGGTCAGGCCGAGCATGGCGGCCGCAGCGAGGCCGGTGATGATCTTCAGTCGAGTGCGCATGGGTTTCTCCCGAGGTAGGGCACACCGTGGTGTGGGGATAGAGGGGTGACAGGGGGTGATGGAGATGACTACTGACGGGCGTCACGCCCGGCGTGATTTGAAGGATGAGAGCAGCACGGCGGCGACGATGATGATGCCGGTCAGCACCTGTTGCACGTAGGTGTTGACGCCCACGATGTTCAGGCCGTTCTGCAGGACGCCGATGATGCCGACGCCTACGAGGGTCCCGCCAAGGTTGGCCTGGCCGGAGTTGGAGAGCGTCATGCCCAGGAAGACCGCTGCCACGGCCAGCATCATGTAGTCGTTGGCGCTGGTGGCACTGGCGCTGGACAGCCGACTGACCAGGACGATTCCACCCATCCCTGAAACCAGGCCGGCCAGGGCGAAGGCCCAGAACACGTTGCCGCGCACGCTGACGCCGGATAACCGGGCGACGTCCGCATTGCCGCCGACGGCGTACCAGCGGCGACCGACCGTGGTGTACTTCAGCACGATCCAGATGATCAAGGCGACGACCAGGGCGATGACCACGGGCATGGGCAGGCCGGCGATGCGGGATTGGCCGACCCAGTAGAAGACCTCCGGCATGCCGTACAGGGTGGTACCGTCCGTGACGATGAAGGCGAGACCGCCGACGGTGGTCAGGGTGGCCAGGGTGGCCACGATGGCCGAGATGTTCAGGAAGGCCACCAGGAAGCCGTTGATCATGCCCACTCCCAGGCCGACCAGCAGCCCCAGGATGATGGCGACGGGGACCGGGAGGCCGGACAGCATGAAGGCCGAGGCGCTGGCTCCGGAGAGGGTGGCCGTGGTGCCGACAGAGAGGTCGAAATGCCCGGTGACCATGACGATTGTCTGGGCTCCCGCGATGATGGTCAGGATGGCGACCTGCGCCAGGATGTTTGTCAGGTTCCCCAGGCTGAGGAATCCACCGGGGCTCATGATGCCGAAGATGACGATCAGCCCCACGAGGGCGATGATGGTGCCGCTCTGGAGCACCATCTGAGAGAGGGACTTGCGCTCTTCACGGGGCTCGTCGGGCCGGTCTTGGGGCAACGGCGCTGCCGAGACGGTTTCGGTGGTTGCCATGTCAGGCATTCCTTCCGTAGCAGTAGGAGAGCAGGAGTTCCTCGTCGGCACCCTCGGCGGGCACCTGCCCGGAGATCCGTCCCTCGTGCATGATGAGGATCCGATCGGAGAGACCGATCAGTTCTGGGAGTTCGGAACTCACGGCGATGATCGTGGTCCCCTGGGCAGCGAGCTCGCGGATGAGCCGGTAGATCTCGGCCTTGGTGCCGACGTCGATTCCCCGGGTGGGTTCGTCGAGTAGCAGCACGTGCGGCTCCCGGGCCAGCATCTTGGCCAGGACGACCTTCTGCTGGTTGCCGCCCGAGAGCAAGCCGACGTGCTGACGTGGGCCGCGCGCCTTGATGCGCAGGTTCTCCATACTCCGGCGCGCCAATTCGGTCACGCGGCGGGCTGACACCCATCCGCCGGTGCTGACCTTCTCCAGATTGGCCAGGGCGATGTTGTCCTGGATCGAGGCGTTCAGGGAGACGCCTTGACTGCGGCGCTCCTCGGGAACCAGCACCATGCCGGCATTCAGGACCGCGCCGACATCGCCCTTCGCGGGCAGTTCCCGCCCCGCCACCGTGATGGTGCCTCCGGTGAACTTCTGGGCACCGGCCAGCAGACGCAGGAGTTCGCTGCGACCGGACCCTGCCAGGCCCCCGATACCGAGGACCTCACCGGCATGCGCCGTGAACGAGACGTCTTGGACCCGGCGGCCGGTCAGTGACTCGACCGACACCACGGCGCGGTCCGTCGCGGTTCCCCGGTCCGGGAACAGTTCCCCCGGGTCGCGGCCGACCATGGTGGAGATGACACCCTCGATCGTGATGTCCGCGACGTCCCGGGTGGAGATGGTCGATCCGTTGCGCATGATGGTCACGCGGTCGCACAGCTCGAACACCTCCTCCAGACGGTGTGAGACGTAGACAATCCCGACCCCCTCGTCGCGCAGGCTGCGCAGCACCGCGAAGAGGTCCTTGATCTCGGTATCCGTCAGGGAGGCGGTGGGTTCATCAAGGATGAGAACGCGAGCGTCGGCGGCCAGAGCACGCGCCACGGCCACCATCGTCTGCTGCACCGGCGAGAGCTGTCCCGC of Citricoccus sp. K5 contains these proteins:
- a CDS encoding NAD(P)-dependent alcohol dehydrogenase, which gives rise to MKIEALVVEEKNAPFVREELELEQPGPGEVLVRVVASGVCHTDAITQAGDMPLPLPGVLGHEGSGVVEAVGEGVDSVAVGDHVIMGWPYCGQCRNCRRGEHRYCDLLGPAVASGQRFIGPQAGTSAYSRVDGSTLSGHFFGQSSFATYALANANALVTVDPEVPLELVGVLACGITTGAGAILNTARPAAGESVVIYGAGAVGLAAIMAARNTPATTIIAIDLHESRLDLATRYGATHIINSGRENALERILEICGGPADYAVDCTGVVAVIEEAAEAVGMLGTLILIGGAPAEARFSLDHQRTLWGKHVVGTLGGSGTSQDLIPALIALYQQGRFPFDELVRYYDFDQVDQAFADSKSGETIKPVLRIG
- a CDS encoding LysE family translocator; this encodes MAQFWLVAVLLALTPGADWAYAISAGLRARSVVPAVAGMVTGYALVVTLVAVGAGALVTQYPAALTVLTLAGSVYLLHLGITTLAARTEPPSASAEPLGTGPLSQFLRGAGTSGINPKGLLLLLALLPQFTSGGGAWSSTAQMFTLGSLHVANCAVIYLVVALLAKRILRSRPRISAAVVKVAGILMTLIGASILVEQGLAVL
- a CDS encoding Lrp/AsnC family transcriptional regulator; the encoded protein is MDAINREILSLLQEDGRMSATVLAQKVGLSLSACHRRLKDLEQSRAIERYRAVVSPEAIGLHFEAIVFVTMGRTDVETVGAFEAAAREIPEIVEAQRLFGEPDYLLRILTPDLAAYQQLYDTALGSLPGVQRLGSTMVMKRIRSGETLPIP
- a CDS encoding NrtR DNA-binding winged helix domain-containing protein, whose protein sequence is MSPERDDLLAYPRPSVAADVVLLTVADGELNVILRKRDQGSHAGEWMLPGTMLRERERLGDAVLRCLDTRMHIQGRSPRQLHVFDDPGRDERGWVLTVTHLDVLPLSELTLGLEHGHGQLRPVSEVHGLPFSHDEIIAWAVKMVRWEYGQAPDPWNLLDSQFTMTQLRQAHDAVAGTVHQKDTFRRTMEPLLEALEERAVPPGGNGLGRPARIYRKRPDGYQPVLIMA
- a CDS encoding sugar phosphate isomerase/epimerase, translating into MAMPLTNPAADTSVAAEARQATRLRVDLACQSAAFTTDPFSEEFTRSLPVLQDAGYRRVVLGPLDPSSRGIEALGQRIHDAGLVPITMAVQSPEANVMSDEPTVRRRGFDQLRRFVNMTMRMGGDQLNGVPYGVHGDTTARPAEGALAHTAQLVGDVADEAAAAGILMTFEVVNRYETSVLNTAAQAVRFVELSGSRNLKIHLDTFHMAIEEKDLLGSVAHALPHLGYLEFGQSSRGLLSTGSLDLSRILKEVQALGYAGRFGVEGFSRAVMQESVADALKIWDTTFRTGEEFVRDAAALFA
- a CDS encoding SDR family NAD(P)-dependent oxidoreductase — encoded protein: MTTLTDKVLLITGGASGIGRATVRRCAEKGAKVVVADLNLDGAKAVADEVAAAGGTAHAVAVDVSDFAAVEQAVQSAVDAFGRLDGIFNNAGIAGGKPLLDHDPERDYHPMIRIDQDGVYYGILAAARQFVKQGGGGVIVNTSSIYGEQAAELSFTYSAAKAAVISFTRSAAYELAEHGTRVLAITPGRANTAIIQQFPQHLRDLFASEQLRNVMTEPEEIANVVAFLFSEESNAMNGTVVNVDDGYSVFKHRFELPEF
- a CDS encoding SDR family NAD(P)-dependent oxidoreductase produces the protein MTSTTEHARPAHGTDRLLDLFSMRDDIVVVTGASSGIGRAAAEIYADAGATVVVLGRDQRRLDEVRDAIAATGGTTHAYAADLAAPGAVDEVLERIVAEVGRPTVVVANAGIAGGGSYRTEGGAIGRYTDEEWRDVVATNLNGTFETVRAAARVLPDHGRILVTSSTAGLRTDPMVSYAYGATKAGIINLARQAALELAPRGIRVNVIAPGPFKGTRIGGDAVLDEAGERMWEETIPLARMGTMAEIQAPMLFLVAPGNSFVTGAVLAVDGGALALSHGMF
- a CDS encoding sugar ABC transporter substrate-binding protein, with protein sequence MRTRLKIITGLAAAAMLGLTGCSGPGTGAEAGGTSGGSGDDGTFKVAAFTAGYATPGGKLTLDKFVEEGKAKGWDVTLYTSDFDYDKINSDMQSAITQGADVILAGFPDPRQIAPLVNAAESADIPIFSIDGGVEPNEDFVEDVTFDQDQLASLTVGALEEAMGGLEGKDVMVIGHDPHIGIMTRSNLAYDMLEEAGANIAGGEMKQALNPGTSQEEALKFVTDFLQANPEGLDGVWVGWDHAALGAAQAINEAGRDDIYVTGVDALGVAVEEIKKDGPFYASVHQDWFSVVDVVVEDIEAYRADGTLPEENFVEVEGELIDRNNAADFTPSM
- a CDS encoding ABC transporter permease, producing the protein MATTETVSAAPLPQDRPDEPREERKSLSQMVLQSGTIIALVGLIVIFGIMSPGGFLSLGNLTNILAQVAILTIIAGAQTIVMVTGHFDLSVGTTATLSGASASAFMLSGLPVPVAIILGLLVGLGVGMINGFLVAFLNISAIVATLATLTTVGGLAFIVTDGTTLYGMPEVFYWVGQSRIAGLPMPVVIALVVALIIWIVLKYTTVGRRWYAVGGNADVARLSGVSVRGNVFWAFALAGLVSGMGGIVLVSRLSSASATSANDYMMLAVAAVFLGMTLSNSGQANLGGTLVGVGIIGVLQNGLNIVGVNTYVQQVLTGIIIVAAVLLSSFKSRRA
- a CDS encoding sugar ABC transporter ATP-binding protein, with amino-acid sequence MSASTAEPVAPPAARLALQATSISKHFDGVAALTDARLDVRPGEIHALLGENGAGKSTLIKILTGVYRPDAGSIASDGEPVQFTGVKDAHQAGVVALYQELSIVPTISVAENILLGERTPNTAGLVRWPEANREARRHLDRLNQRIPVRRLAGQLSPVQQTMVAVARALAADARVLILDEPTASLTDTEIKDLFAVLRSLRDEGVGIVYVSHRLEEVFELCDRVTIMRNGSTISTRDVADITIEGVISTMVGRDPGELFPDRGTATDRAVVSVESLTGRRVQDVSFTAHAGEVLGIGGLAGSGRSELLRLLAGAQKFTGGTITVAGRELPAKGDVGAVLNAGMVLVPEERRSQGVSLNASIQDNIALANLEKVSTGGWVSARRVTELARRSMENLRIKARGPRQHVGLLSGGNQQKVVLAKMLAREPHVLLLDEPTRGIDVGTKAEIYRLIRELAAQGTTIIAVSSELPELIGLSDRILIMHEGRISGQVPAEGADEELLLSYCYGRNA